In the Helianthus annuus cultivar XRQ/B chromosome 11, HanXRQr2.0-SUNRISE, whole genome shotgun sequence genome, one interval contains:
- the LOC110887931 gene encoding uncharacterized protein LOC110887931: MWKCGRRRWRWKPVGVEVWSPEVEVEAGGGGGSRWWFAGVEVWKKEWRTHCDTDDYVAYGTGQLRGQTKDWWDNKKKEIGSEAAKAMTWDEFKTPFLKHQSPKAVINKIKEEFMQLRHKGESIDKITGIFMDRVKEFMTPSKYETLTEIINVAREREIELKKQIERGERRVHVVNPSPMKKARTTESSKKQEGKSRSPSCRVCGKGHTGECRFKDKPCPICGKTGHTAALCPGKVSMCYKCYQPGHKKSECPELIRKKEGKDTHTETPKAKARSF; encoded by the exons atgtgGAAGTGTGGTCgccggaggtggaggtggaagcCGGTGGGTGTGGAAGTATGGTCgccggaggtggaggtggaagcCGGTGGTGGAGGTGGAAGCCGGTGGTGGTTCGCCGGTGTGGAAGTGTGGAAGAAGGAGTGGAG GACCCATTGTGATACAGACGACtacgtagcctatggtacgggtcagtTAAGGGGTCAAacgaaagactggtgggataacaagaagaaAGAAATCGGAAGTGAAGCGGCTAAGGCTATGACATGGGATGAGTTTAAGACACCATTTCTTAAACATCAAAGTCCCAAGGCAGTCATTAACAAAATCAAGGAAGAATTCATGCAGCTTCGACACAAGGGTGAATCCATCGATAAAATCACGGGAATATTCATGGATAGAGTGAA ggagtttatgactccttcaaaGTATGAGACCCTCACCGAGATCATAAACGTTGCTCGGGAACGGGAGATAGAATTAAAGAAACAGATTGAAAGAGGTGAAAGAAGGGTGCATGTAGTTAATCCAAGCCCGATGAAAAAGGCGCGCACGACCGAATCGTCGAAGAAACAAGAGGGAAAAAGCAGGTCACCAAGCTGCAGGGTATGCGGGAAAGGGCACACGGGTGAGTGCCGGTTTAAGGACAAACCGTGTCCTATTTGTGGGAAAACAGGGCACACGGCTGCGTTGTGCCCGGGGAAAGTGTCGATGTGTTATAAATGTTATCAGCCGGGTCACAAGAAGTCTGAGTGCCCGGAGTTGATCAGAAAGAAAGAAGGCAAGGATACACATACCGAGACACCAAAAGCAAAAGCTAGATCCTTCTAG